GGGATGAAGCCGGCCTCGTCCTGCTGGAACTCGTAGATGTACTCCAGCTGCTGGGCGGCGATATCCAGCGACCCGACGGTGTCGAAGGCGGTAAAGACCTGATAGAGGTCCCGCGACCAGACGAAGTTGTAGCCGTAGTTTTTCGGCTCGCCGGCGTGGACCGCATCGCCCCACGGCACCGACGGCGAGGCGATAGACGCCCCGTGGTAGGTCTTGTCTTCGACCGCCATCAGGGTCATGATGGCCGCTCGGTACTGGTTTGCCAGCTCCGGATGCGCGTTGACCGAGTCGGGCAGCTCCTTGTCCGAGAGATAGTCGGCCCAGCTCTGTGCGTACCCTTCCTCGACCGTCTCGTAGCCGCGGTCCAACGCACCGTCGGCCTCGCCGAGCGCGGCGGCCGTGTCCGCCCGCCGGGCGAAGCCGAGCGCGACGGTCTCGTTGGCCGTCGACCCGGTGCCCAGGCGGCCGATGAGCACGACGTTCTCGCCGTCGACGGACTCGACGGGCTCGGGCAGTTCGCCCTCGTTGTAGAGAGCGTTCAGACGCTCGCTGCCGGCCGCACCGACCGTGGCCCAGTCGAACCGGCCCTCGGCTGCCATCGCCATCGCGACCGAGAGGGCGTCGCCGTTCTCGTCGACCAGCAGGTCGTTGTGCGTCTCTGCGGTGTAGGCCTGTGGGTTCCGGGCGACGAGGTGGTAGTTCTCGTCCTCGCCGTACCGGAGCCCGCGGTCGAACCGCTCGGTGCTGGTCAGCGCGATGTTCGCGGCAGAGAAGACGTCGTAGCTGTGGCCGTCCGTCGCCGTGAACTCGACGCTCGCCAGGATTGCGTCGTGTTGCGGGTCGGTGGCGTAGTCGACGGTCAGCTCCCAGGCGTGGCCCTGTCCGTCGCCGGTCTCGGTGAAGACGTGTCGGAACAGGAGCGCCTCGTCGTCGACCGGTTCGACGCTGCGTTCGATGGTGTCGTTGCTGCGCCGGTCTTCCTTGTGGGTCCGGGCCGCGTAGTCGGACTCGTCCTTACACCGGATGATGAAATCGAAGGTCCGCAGGTTCAGCAGGTCCACCTGCGGGAACCGCGCCTCGGTCAGCGCGCCCTCGGTGAGCGTGAACCAGACCCGCGACGGGTCCTGCGTGTCGTGGTCGGCGACGGTCCCGATACCGAACTTCTCGCCGGTCGTCCACGTCGGCTCCTCGCTCGGCCCCTCGGTCGTCGAGGAGGTGGTCGGCAGGGCGTTGAGGTCGTCGAGCAGCGCCGTCGCGTGGAGCCGGATGGCGTGTGACCAGCCAAGCGGCGTCGCGCTGTCGAGCTCGCCCGAATCGAAGGCCTGCTCGGCCAGATAGCCGGCGTCGGTCGCCAGCGGGCCGTCGTCGGCGATGAGCTCGTAGAGGTCGCTGCTGCGGTTGAGGTAGGCCTCGCCGTTCCCGCCGCGCTCGTTCAGCATGACGCCGACCTGGGCGGCCGAGACCGCGCCGATGCCGGTCGTCACGGACCAGACTTTCTCGCCGTCCTGTTCCTGCATCCGCCAGCGGTCGCCCTCGTAGCGGATGAGCCCGGCGACCTGGCTGTGGGGCGGGTTCCGGAACAGGGTGTCCAGCGTCGTGCTGACGTGGTCTGCCAGCCGGTCGACCTGGTCGTCCGTGAGGCCGGCGTCCTCGATGGCGTCGTACTCGCGGAACGCGTCGGTGAGTTTCAGCGCGGCGGCGTCGATACGGTGGTCGACTTCGCCGTCTGTCAGGCGCATCACGTACACCCCCATCTCCTCGTCCCAGAGGTTGTCCAGCCCGTCGATGACACGTTCGGCGCCGTGCAGACTCCGCTCGCGGATCTGGTTGGTCATGGGCGCTCGCGCCACGGCCGAGAACGCCTCGATGTAGGTCGCCGCGGTGTGGGCGAACTGCCCGATGGCGTCCTCCCAGACGTTCTGACACGGCGACGGGAGGTCGTTGTCCGCCACGTCCCGCGACATCGCGTCGACCGCCTCGACGATGGTGTCCCGAAGCTGGACAGTCAGGTCGTCGCTGAGCCGGCCGTGTCGCGTCCGCAGCAGCGTCGCGAGGAAGGCGGTGACGGTGGCCGTCTGGTCGCCCTGGTACTCCGGGGAGTCCTCGTTGTGCTCGACGTTCGCGTTCGCCCACCCCGGCGCGAGCGAGCCGTCGGTCGCCCACACGCGGTGGGGCCAGGTGCCGTCGGCGAGCTGGCGCTCACAGAGGAACTGCGCGCTCTCTTCGAGGATATCGTCGGTCTCCAGGTCGAGCCGGTCGCCGGCTTCGAGCAGGTGTCGCGAGACCGAGGCGTCGTCGCGGAACCAGACGTAGCCGTAGCCGCCGGAGTTCTCGTAGAAGGGGTCGAACTCCGGCGCGGCGATTCGCCCGCCAGAGGGCGAGGACAGCAGGTCCATCACGCGCAGGTCGGTCCGGACGCTCTGGGAGCGCGGGAGCGACTCCGCGGTGTCGATGCGCGTCCGCTCGCGGGCGGACTCCCGCAGGTCGGAGGCCGTCGTGTGTGACTCCGCACAGACGCTGATATCGGCCATCGCCTGCTGTCGGTCCACCTCCGTGTGGTCGGACAGCTGCGTGATGAGTGTCGTGCTGTTGGAGCGGCCGGTCCGTTCGAGCGGTGCCGTCACGAGGAAATCGCCCGTGAGGCGGGTCTGGTCGCGCCGTTCGGTGCCTCGACGGCGCGGGAAGTAGATCGCGTCGTCGGCCAGAATCTCCCCTAGCCGTTCGGGCCGCTGGCCGTGGACCTGGTCCAGCCCGGTCGAGGCCGTCACGTAGTCGTGTTCCTGCCGGTGATACACTTCGAGGACGCGGGAGTTGTCGGGGCCGCCGTCCTCGTGGATGAGCGCCCCGACGCCGGTGTCCTTGCCCTCGGGGGCCATCGTCGCGAAGGCGACGAGTTTCGCGTCCCGCGGGACCGTCCCGCGTGCCTCGACGTGTGTCGCGTGTGCGCGACCGAGCGTCAGGTCGTACTGGTGGACGGTGAAACTCCCCGCGTCGTACTCCGTCTCCACCAGCCGGGTGTCACGGTAGTAGTGCTGTCTGATCGTCTCCAGGTCGCTGAACCAGCGTGTCTCGTCCCCTATCTGGATACCCAGCTGGGAACGGTCGATACCGTACAGTCCGGACAGTGAGTCGGAGTAGTCCCGCAGCGAACCGTTCTCGCCGATATGTACCAAGCGATCGCCATGTCCCGAGAACGAGCCTGACGCAGTCTTGCTCTCCTCAGGGAAGCGCTCGCCACGAGCTTTCTTGTACTCGTTGAGCGCTGTCGTAAGCCGCATGGATAGCTAAAGACAACGCTCTCAATAAACCCCTACGATTTCGCGCAATCTTGCAGGTCCGTCGTAACAGCCGGTCTGCGGGGCCGCCCCCTCGATATCGGCGGGTTACCGGCCTCGCCCTGCTGCCCTCACTGCAGTAGGCTGTCGGCCGGCAACACCGCGACGCTGTCGACAGTGACGGCGCCGTCGCCGGTGCCGACGCCCTCGCCCGAGACGAGGTCGTGGTCGGCGGCCGCCGCCGGCACCGTGACCGTCGCGGGCGCCTCGCCGAAGTTCAGCACGACGACGACCGCCTCGTTCTCCGTCGCTCGCGCGTAGGCGACGACGCGGTCGTCGTGGCCGGACTCGACCTCGTAGTCGACCCGCTCCAGCGCGCCGTCCGTCGACAGCGCGGGGGTGTCCGTTCGCACGTCGGCCAGCGAGCTGAAGTACTCGCGCAGGTCGTCGTCGGCGTGGTCCCACGCGAGGTCGTCGCGTCGGCCCCGCTGACCGAACTCCTGTCCCGCGTACACCATCGGCGCGCCGGGCAGGGTGAAGGTCGCGGCGGCCGCGGCTTTCGCGGCCTCCTTGCCGTAGTCGACGATGTATCGGGTCTCGTCGTGGTTCTCGGCGTACACCATGAACGAGGCGTGGTCCGGGAAGCCGGCCTCGCCGCGCTCGTCGATGGCGTCCAGGACGAGCTCCGC
The genomic region above belongs to Halomicroarcula saliterrae and contains:
- a CDS encoding glycoside hydrolase family 15 protein produces the protein MRLTTALNEYKKARGERFPEESKTASGSFSGHGDRLVHIGENGSLRDYSDSLSGLYGIDRSQLGIQIGDETRWFSDLETIRQHYYRDTRLVETEYDAGSFTVHQYDLTLGRAHATHVEARGTVPRDAKLVAFATMAPEGKDTGVGALIHEDGGPDNSRVLEVYHRQEHDYVTASTGLDQVHGQRPERLGEILADDAIYFPRRRGTERRDQTRLTGDFLVTAPLERTGRSNSTTLITQLSDHTEVDRQQAMADISVCAESHTTASDLRESARERTRIDTAESLPRSQSVRTDLRVMDLLSSPSGGRIAAPEFDPFYENSGGYGYVWFRDDASVSRHLLEAGDRLDLETDDILEESAQFLCERQLADGTWPHRVWATDGSLAPGWANANVEHNEDSPEYQGDQTATVTAFLATLLRTRHGRLSDDLTVQLRDTIVEAVDAMSRDVADNDLPSPCQNVWEDAIGQFAHTAATYIEAFSAVARAPMTNQIRERSLHGAERVIDGLDNLWDEEMGVYVMRLTDGEVDHRIDAAALKLTDAFREYDAIEDAGLTDDQVDRLADHVSTTLDTLFRNPPHSQVAGLIRYEGDRWRMQEQDGEKVWSVTTGIGAVSAAQVGVMLNERGGNGEAYLNRSSDLYELIADDGPLATDAGYLAEQAFDSGELDSATPLGWSHAIRLHATALLDDLNALPTTSSTTEGPSEEPTWTTGEKFGIGTVADHDTQDPSRVWFTLTEGALTEARFPQVDLLNLRTFDFIIRCKDESDYAARTHKEDRRSNDTIERSVEPVDDEALLFRHVFTETGDGQGHAWELTVDYATDPQHDAILASVEFTATDGHSYDVFSAANIALTSTERFDRGLRYGEDENYHLVARNPQAYTAETHNDLLVDENGDALSVAMAMAAEGRFDWATVGAAGSERLNALYNEGELPEPVESVDGENVVLIGRLGTGSTANETVALGFARRADTAAALGEADGALDRGYETVEEGYAQSWADYLSDKELPDSVNAHPELANQYRAAIMTLMAVEDKTYHGASIASPSVPWGDAVHAGEPKNYGYNFVWSRDLYQVFTAFDTVGSLDIAAQQLEYIYEFQQDEAGFIPQNTYVNGLTRWGGEQMDNISYPQVMAYHLAEAGITFDDVSYGYENLRRSADYVARNGPQTAQERWEEEAGFSPSSIAAEIAGLACAAKLALQEGEDDDALVWLALADHWANNVEDWTATETGTDQHQNTPYYTRVTRDGNPEAGHLRTLANDGPTLDERNIIDGGFLDLVRLGIKPADDEVMQNSVTEVDDTIRVDVEDSPGFYRYNGDGYGERGRDDPGAPWSVEHKGKGRLWPLLTGERGEYELRLDDPVIEPEVCLRAMERFANSGRMIPEQVWDREHATDYNWEFGQGTGGATPLAWSMAQYIRLAHGVSAGTPVETPDFVHERYREKELNEPDRSPALRVDTQFRGNELVVSGETTGVRVVIKTPVDSVIVDVEDGKFEEALAVEPGENQIIVAAADKADLEAAGTTVWRMSL